The following are encoded together in the Mumia sp. Pv4-285 genome:
- a CDS encoding Ig-like domain repeat protein — MSTSLPQRFRRLVAGTAVTALAAGSLALAAAPAQAAPKSVDDARFTWGLSNEAGGGAYNGSCNFLSAGEAGDTGSSRDWTESDGFYRTTDGNVSVVKPNAAGVDVTPTWATKCQDRNGATVSAMNVNSKSENKVVITDGTGTVDATAGTATIQWDGSFTVAFYGGLTYWTATDPKLTVNADGTGTVTATASGYGTDMVDTSKWAAIAPQQVTLANLTDVDVTATGIDVTPQYLGVAVTVPAGMAPQSTSGSFWGAFPQDYVAFQGLTGQSSYWYSSGSGRDAAKVATPISVDYTVAPDPAPAIVTVSDTTIVNTGEHEITVTGSGFDPALATGARPPLPGQPSGAYVVLGTVADVWKPSVGAASSTRKALNATSQKWAVPAAQMATIGGAAAGAIELKPDGTFSTTVTVSKDAYDAATGKLANFGIFTYAGSGAVQAAYETYTPITFVDPEPEPVPAVASTTAITAPGTLVYGRGATATVHVKSSKALAGKVTLYDGSRSLGTKTVVGGKTSYALPKTLTVGAHRLKAVFTSSNAAVVKSSTSTQRPLNVIKVATKAGVKVKKPTRKKKGKATITVSGAPKANGTATVVVKAKGVKKTIRVKVKNGRAVVSLPKAKKKGTYKVTVSFKATATHTGAVKSVKVKVTK; from the coding sequence ATGTCCACGTCCCTCCCCCAGCGGTTCAGGCGCCTCGTCGCCGGCACCGCTGTGACCGCCCTCGCGGCAGGGTCTCTCGCCCTCGCCGCAGCGCCGGCGCAGGCAGCACCCAAGTCGGTCGACGACGCCAGGTTCACGTGGGGTCTCAGCAACGAGGCCGGCGGCGGCGCCTACAACGGCAGCTGCAACTTCCTGTCCGCAGGCGAGGCCGGAGACACCGGCTCGTCGCGCGACTGGACCGAGTCCGACGGCTTCTATCGGACGACGGACGGCAACGTCTCGGTCGTGAAGCCCAACGCTGCGGGCGTCGACGTCACGCCGACCTGGGCGACCAAGTGCCAGGACCGCAACGGCGCGACGGTGTCGGCGATGAACGTGAACTCCAAGAGCGAGAACAAGGTCGTGATCACGGACGGCACGGGCACCGTGGACGCGACGGCGGGCACTGCGACGATCCAGTGGGACGGGTCCTTCACCGTCGCCTTCTACGGGGGTCTGACGTACTGGACGGCCACCGACCCGAAGCTGACCGTGAATGCTGACGGGACCGGCACCGTCACTGCCACCGCGTCCGGCTACGGGACCGACATGGTCGACACGAGCAAGTGGGCCGCGATCGCTCCGCAGCAGGTGACGCTCGCCAACCTCACGGACGTCGACGTCACCGCGACCGGCATCGACGTGACGCCGCAGTACCTCGGTGTCGCGGTCACCGTCCCCGCAGGGATGGCACCGCAGTCGACCAGCGGCAGCTTCTGGGGTGCTTTCCCCCAGGACTACGTCGCGTTCCAGGGACTCACGGGCCAGTCCTCGTACTGGTACTCGAGCGGCAGCGGGCGGGACGCGGCCAAGGTCGCGACACCGATCTCGGTCGACTACACCGTCGCTCCCGACCCGGCCCCGGCCATCGTCACGGTCAGCGACACGACGATCGTCAACACCGGCGAGCACGAGATCACGGTGACGGGTTCGGGCTTCGACCCCGCGCTCGCCACCGGCGCCCGCCCGCCGCTCCCGGGCCAGCCTTCCGGTGCGTACGTCGTCCTCGGCACGGTCGCCGACGTCTGGAAGCCCAGCGTCGGTGCGGCCTCGAGCACCCGCAAGGCACTGAACGCGACCAGCCAGAAGTGGGCCGTGCCCGCTGCACAGATGGCCACGATCGGCGGCGCCGCCGCAGGCGCCATCGAGCTCAAGCCTGACGGCACCTTCAGCACCACCGTGACCGTCTCCAAGGACGCCTACGACGCAGCGACCGGCAAGCTCGCCAACTTCGGCATCTTCACCTACGCCGGAAGCGGCGCCGTCCAGGCCGCGTACGAGACCTACACGCCCATCACGTTCGTCGACCCGGAGCCCGAGCCGGTCCCGGCCGTCGCCTCGACGACCGCCATCACGGCTCCCGGCACGCTCGTCTACGGCCGCGGCGCCACCGCGACGGTCCACGTGAAGTCCTCGAAGGCTCTGGCCGGCAAGGTCACGCTGTACGACGGGTCGCGCTCGCTCGGCACCAAGACGGTCGTCGGCGGCAAGACGTCGTACGCGCTGCCGAAGACCCTCACCGTCGGCGCGCACCGCCTGAAGGCCGTCTTCACCTCGAGCAACGCCGCAGTCGTGAAGAGCTCGACCTCGACCCAGCGTCCGCTCAACGTCATCAAGGTCGCCACCAAGGCCGGCGTCAAGGTCAAGAAGCCGACGCGCAAGAAGAAGGGCAAGGCGACGATCACGGTCTCCGGCGCCCCCAAGGCGAACGGCACGGCGACCGTGGTCGTCAAGGCCAAGGGCGTCAAGAAGACGATCCGCGTGAAGGTCAAGAACGGCAGGGCGGTCGTGAGCCTGCCGAAGGCCAAGAAGAAGGGCACCTACAAGGTCACCGTGTCCTTCAAGGCCACCGCGACCCACACCGGAGCCGTCAAGTCGGTCAAGGTCAAGGTCACGAAGTAG